tcacatcaCTGACTACTGAAGAAATAGGGAGACACGTGTATACATCaccaaaaatatatatttattattaatatgaaaataaagCAATGTATTTATGATTGCAAATTAAACTTCTCTGTTTCAGCATACCAATTTGCATGATCTTGTACTTGTTTCTTCCAATACACAGTGAGATCGTGATACGAGTCTCCAGATCCACCTAGCTCTGGGGGCAAATTGATAACCTTCGATACATGTGTTATTCTTCTAGATATCTTCACACGTGACTTCATTTTCGTACTCATGAAACTCCTACAATTCATGCGATAAATTTGTTGAAGTATAATAAAATGATCCGATGTTTACCTAAAAACATTTAGGACCACATTAACATGAATGGGGGCATTCACGAATTCCAAAAGTTGTGGTCGGCAAGGATAATTTTCCCAGCTTTCAACAGTTCTAAAACAAAATAGATATAAGTATAATCAAAATCACCTAACTAATCGATCAATCGTTACCTTTTAATTAGGGATGGTGGCAGTTGTAGAGCATGACTTAATGTTACATTTTTCATATCAAAAATTGCCACAATGCCGTAGATAGATATTGTTTCGTCCAAGTGTAGAATCAAATCTAGAATCATTTTGTCTACCTTGAAAACATTATCTTGGCTGTGGTATTTTGGATTGTGCGCAGCGGTTCTTATAATCACTACCTGACGGTTGTGGGCATCTTTTTGTCGTAGTGGTAGAAATACACCAATATCGAGCAATTCCTGAAGTTCGGGAAGAAATGGATCACgattttgaaaccattctacgcgATCCGCACGAATTTTGTGATACCTGGAAATACGAAAATGCTGAAAATATCAAGAGGCAGATCCAAAAAGTTCCTATCCTTAGTATCACCGCAAATGATCGATTGTTTGCATTGCATTTTTGTTATAGgcaattttcaaatttgaatgagCGAAGAATACGTTACAAAAATTAATATCTACCGGTATTTAAGTAGGTATACAGTGTAACTTGAAATTTAGAATTAACGTTTAACACTTCGAATTATAAGTGTATAtggcaaaatattttaaaaagaaatgaAAAGACATTTAGCGTAGTTTGCGGTAGCCCATGCTAATACATATTTcattgtattaaaaatgaatataATTTTTACGATTGCAGGTACTTACATAGCAATTTTCCGTTTTGCCTTTTCGACATCAAACTTTGTTGTTCgtagaaaataaataatgtatCTTGCCTCGTTCTGCATACAAATGTGTGGCTGTTCATTGCACAACCATCGTTCTATCTCTGTTAGTCCATTAGTTCTGTTAACGGTCGTCTCTCCCAGAAATTCCTCGGCATGATTATAGCACAATTCATTTAAAGACGGTACGTACAGTCGCGTCATGATTCTCATCCACAATAGGCGAGCCAAACTTGCAGCGACAATGTCTAAACTCACATTTTAATCGTTGATTATTGTTGAGTTCATACTTATGATTGCACTATAATTCAGAAGCTATACAAGTCTAAGGCATTGCTATCGCCGTAGTATGATAATCAAACTCGCTCAGCTGATAACGTTCGCATGGTGCACGTCATTCGACATATTTGCCATTATTAattattgattttatatttattaagtTCTGGTCAACGgaaccaggtataccgatttttgtCCTCAAAACCTTAATAGAGATATGTTCTAACATACCGATAATTGACTGCTCACagatttttgtttttggttaAGATTGACAACAAAAGGTGGAGATAGAACCTTCTTCTagatcaataaaataaatcatgaTTTCCTAGTACATATGTAGTAGAGATtttggtacagatagatttaaTATTATGACCTGTCAAATCTGGTTCTGGTACTCATATTGTAAAATGTAATGATAAAATCTCCATTATACCTATAGGTAATAAGAAATAAGATTGTCATACAGAGAACATGATTTTATGTAATTGGTAccacaatattttttaaatacattacaaTTATTGTAATTTCTACCAATTATTAAATAACAGCTGTTTATCTTGTAGGTAAATGCGATGTGAACACCTACTAAACGCAATTCTTACTAGATTAAGCATTACGATAgttccacgacaaaagggcctagctGTAAATGAGAGCCGcttttcattttctcttatGCTTATTACGGAACCATTACTGCAATTTcttgaaagtttccaatataaatcgaaagcttgtgttTTTAACTTAAGACACGACCTGACAACTGAAGGGCTGCCACGCTtataaaaagttactcaaagtttgagtactagttactcattttcaaatgatacatggaaacgtcaaaaattgagtagttcacgcttaaaaatagttactcaaaaatgagtaagatctcactcatctacagaaaaagtggaacaactctaatttagagtaactccgaagttactcaaatttgagttcttccactggaaacgatatttgggtaaaatctactcatttactgagtaatactttatttgtacatgtaccaaaaatagagtaactatcactcaaattttgagtgaaattttatttcacatataccaaatttgcaaaaaaattgctccttttctgagtgtattgtattaaaatattaagtaattgaactgaatactatatcaagtggtggttgcttggagtagtgtgtcaatcgcaaattaacatccaTGTCAGTTATggtcaggcaccaatcatacactcattcctcataaatgacatttgagcatattcggttccattctaaagcacaacacggagtttatcattccggtttttgcaaacacaacaccgtttgtgttgagcgactcaccctcgaaatacgcgatctcactaacaaaatatacaacctgttgctacaaatggttagtacaacttttagactgatcttgcgaatagtaacaaaaaacaaGTTATTGCgtaaaactcaaatttagagtaggagttactcaatatcattgacgatacccacttagaaaaaaacgttcaacggtggtccttcattggtccaatacgttgtatcattggtccaatgaaagtccaatcaatcgttcaacgggaggccaacacgggtccttcgtttgccgattttgaaacagaccgttgaaccgaatgctatttttttcgttcaacaaacccggcagacagaggtccattgttgagccatttttaacatgaggagttggagccccgttggactagttttactgcagaatttctgaagttttctccactcatttgtttaaactaacaatacatacctgcacaatacttctacttcacgtagaataacaacaaattttctttctatgtaaaggtaaaacttaattttcacactatttttgcaagagaaaaaacaacaacaaaccgttccagaaaattgaacgaatatttcgtgcaatatatcgttcaacaagcgatcaaaaatcaacaaaattgaacggcctgctgagagggtaactactcaatttttgacgtttccatgtatcatttgaaaatgagtaactagtactcaaactctgagtaactttttctaagcgtgttgaTTGATGATAGTTGATTGATGAtaacatcaatgatattgagtaattcctactctaaatttgagtttaacgcaatgactcgtttttttgttactattcgcaagatcagtctaaaagttgtaataaccatttgtagcaacaggttgtatatttttttagtgagatcgcgtatttcgagggtgagtcgctcaacacaaacggtgttgtgtctgcaaaaaccggaatgataaactccgtgctgTGCTTTAGAATaaaaccgaatatgctcaaatgtcatttatgaggaataagtgtatgattggtgcctaagcataactgacatgtatgttaatttacgattgacacactactccaagcaaccaccatttgatatagtattgagttcaattacttaatattttaatacaatacactcagaaaaggagcaatttttttgcaaatttggtatatgtgaaataaaatttcactcaaaatttgagtgatagttactctatttttggtacatgtacaaataaagtattactcagtaaatgagtagattttacccaaatatcgtttccagtggaagaactcaaatttgagtagcttcggagttactctaaattagagttgttccactttttctgtagatgagtgagatcttactcatttttgagtaactatttttaagcgtgtgctgattttgatacaattttatattAGAATCAAAGCtgccaactgtttttttttttttcaaaaatttgtatttgtatctatctccaaaaaatcaaacatcgatttagcgaaaaaactgattttgcgagcaaaaaaaagtcgCTCAAtctggtttacccctatggaaccaactacaaaaactgaaaatcgatatttatctgcatgagaattgaaatatcggtattttgagcgAGCacatctgtattcctgtatcgagtccataaatcggtatagttggcagcgctggtcaGAATGGACCAGTCTCTGATTGGCTGATCTTGATGTTGCTACacatccctctcagcaggccattcaattttgttggtctttgaacgcttgttgaacgacatattgcacgaaatattcgttcaatttgctggaacggttttaagtgttaccttcacatagaaagaaaatgtgttgttattctacgtgaagtagaagtattgtgcaggtatgtaatgttagtttaaacaaataagtggaaaaaacttcagaaattctgcagtaaaactagtcctacggggctccaacttctcatgttaaaaatgggtCAACCTCTTTtttccgggtttgttgaacgaaaaaaatggcattcggttcaaccgacgactccgaagaaaaattggcAATGAAACTGTCTGTTaatgattcaccgccagttaccgcaaatataacgaccccttgataatgataaaaataatcttcttgagcaacactgtttaggttgctacgaattagttaccaaggagctctaaaataaataaacaaacaattaaaaaaaaacgcaaaagatACGCGAATGGTAcacatttttacagattttgttcaatatttcaGTAACTTCTATTGTGAAATCCAAAGAAGGTCATCTTTCCATTGTACGCAATGAAAATGCTAATCAGTCAACATGTTCTAGCTGCATGCGGTGGTGGACTCGCAAAGACAGGAGTTGCAAATGGTTTCGTAAAAAGTCAAATTCATGATCGAGAAATATATTTATCGATCGAGCGTTTTTTAATGTTCTAACGGTAATGGTGTAGAATacggatacaaaaataaaacataaatttgTTCCCGACGGTCTGGATTGAATTCTCGAATATATCTAGGCCAGCCTGCACCCTGATTCAAACATAGGTGCCCTCATTCTCGTTTGGTAGAATGGCGCTCCAATTTCGGGAAGGTCCCGGTACGACGGTTATTCAGGGTAGAACGTGTACGATCGCTATCCTCCACAATACGGCCACTATGACCGGTACACGCTTGACAGTAGCTTCAAAAGAGCTAGACGCATCGATTGGCGTGATTCACGAAATCACGTTTCGCATCATCGTACATAGTAGGTCCAAACATTTCGACTATTTAGTCGTAATCAAGGGTTTGCTTCAGGAGCAGAACCTCCGCTTGAGTTCCCGGTTTGAATACGTTAACGCACAAAATCTACTTCATTAGCTCGTGCGCCTCGATGATCAGCTGATGTGATTCGCTTTCAGTCACGATAACAAGATGTTCCGAATAGGGTTTTTTCGCATACGAATTTTCTTCGCTTTTCTCGGCGAGCGAAATAAGACCAACGGATTCATTTATACCGAAGTATTTCTTCTGCAATGGAGGGTAAAATAGAGTTAATGTCCTTGGTAAATCGATGATTCATAGCTAGTACGAGCGAATATGCCCTGCTAACAACTTTTTTCTAATCTATTCGCGCCCCGAATTTCTACCGCCAGTTCACCATGCGCTAGTCAAATAGCTGCTAACATATATGTCTGCCTTTTCGGGGTGTTTTGGGCGAAGGTCAATGTTAAGCTggtcctattttttttttggttcacagAAATCCGCATTTTTTCTGGTTCacagaaacaatttatttttgttttgagattATTTATATAGTACGCTCCATTAAAAAAACATACGTAGCCATGGTTCTGGTAACTGTTAtctaaaatcaacagttttcgacctttgttgccagtttcaatagattttcaagcaacttcgttttgacattaccagttactgaggggtagttaaattttcgatacagtttagatagacgagtggcaggtcgtgtcatcggttcaaccaaaatcggcaaacgaaggtcccgtgctgGCCTCccattgaacgattgattggactttcattggaccaatgaaggaccaccgttgaacgttatTTTCTAAAAGGGTTTGAATCGTACTTAAGATcaaagatgccagatattttcacagaaaatctgtatttctttgtataaaaaatctgtattaacctgtattcacaataaaatgaaatttttacaacaaaatgatgctaaaagatGTTGTTTCATTGCCGcactcacaagaatattcaacaacaaaatgtcatagtttttttatccacaacaattgaattataatTCCATAtgtttatctagtttgaaaatgatgactttataatttgacatgaaatttcaacgcccaatatgcaacgtcaagtcaggtcatacaactctcagtttgacagtaaagtttcatgatgccattacttccttgaatatcaggtcaaa
This genomic window from Malaya genurostris strain Urasoe2022 chromosome 1, Malgen_1.1, whole genome shotgun sequence contains:
- the LOC131440533 gene encoding retinol-binding protein pinta, with the protein product MRIMTRLYVPSLNELCYNHAEEFLGETTVNRTNGLTEIERWLCNEQPHICMQNEARYIIYFLRTTKFDVEKAKRKIAMYHKIRADRVEWFQNRDPFLPELQELLDIGVFLPLRQKDAHNRQVVIIRTAAHNPKYHSQDNVFKVDKMILDLILHLDETISIYGIVAIFDMKNVTLSHALQLPPSLIKRTVESWENYPCRPQLLEFVNAPIHVNVVLNVFRSFMSTKMKSRVKISRRITHVSKVINLPPELGGSGDSYHDLTVYWKKQVQDHANWYAETEKFNLQS